A section of the Lynx canadensis isolate LIC74 chromosome A1, mLynCan4.pri.v2, whole genome shotgun sequence genome encodes:
- the LOC115521759 gene encoding zinc finger protein 182-like — protein MRPDAPRVPCLSPRMCSAAAEAFWEMYFAVEGNGLLRDPRARARRPLLRMCAFPVLTALPSGGSEALILAPGWSWSGLKISVFTQRLQKMTKSQGPVSFKDVVVNFTQEEWQYLDLPQRDLYKDVMLENYINLISVGYQTTKPSVIHKLEQGEEPWMVEREIPNWSYAEETWQLDGHMEQHQENQETLLKHAAFIDQEAGTDEKGNQCNALGNIFHLSTDFISSKQRLQKYDPYGRSLNFFSLFSGNRRYSKKTECSECGKAFFQKSDLIMHKRTHTGEKPFVCTECGKAFSKKSNLVIHLRIHTQEKPYECTECRKAFTHKSHLIEHQRIHTGEKPYECDECGKAFFQKSHLSIHQRTHTGEKPYGCDKCGRAFSMKSHLFVHQRIHTGEKPYVCTRCERAFSEVSCLMRHQKIHTGEKPYECNECKKAFSEKSDLLIHHRTHTGEKPYECSQCGKAFRHSLTLCRHKRTHKEKIP, from the exons ATGCGCCCCGACGCCCCACGCGTGCCCTGCCTCTCGCCGCGCATGTGCAGCGCCGCCGCTGAGGCATTCTGGGAGATGTATTTTGCCGTCGAAGGGAACGGGCTCCTGCGAgacccgcgcgcgcgcgcgagacGTCCTCTTCTGCGCATGTGTGCCTTCCCTGTCCTCACAGCGCTGCCCTCGGGCGGGAGTGAGGCTCTGATCCTTGCACCTGGTTGGTCTTGGTCCGGGCTGAAG ATCTCTGTCTTCACCCAGAGGCTGCAGAAAATGACCAAGTCGCAG GGACCGGTATCATTCAAGGACGTGGTTGTTAATTTCACCCAGGAGGAGTGGCAGTATCTGGACCTTCCCCAGAGGGATCTATACAAggatgtgatgctggagaactatATCAATCTCATCTCAGTGG GCTATCAAACTACTAAGCCATCTGTGATCCACAAGTTGGAGCAAGGTGAAGAACCATGGATGgtagagagagaaatcccaaattGGAGCTATGCAG AAGAAACCTGGCAACTTGACGGCCACATGGAACAACACCAAGAGAACCAAGAAACACTTTTGAAGCATGCTGCGTTCATTGACCAGGAAGCTGGGACTGACGAGAAAGGTAACCAGTGTAATGCACTTGGAAATATATTTCATCTGAGCACAGACTTCATTTCTTCAAAACAGAGACTCCAAAAATATGACCCCTACGGTAGGAGTTTGAATTTTTTCAGCTTATTTAGTGGTAATAGAAGATACTCAAAAAAGACTGAatgtagtgaatgtgggaaagccttcttCCAGAAGTCAGACCTTATTATGCATAAGAGAACTCATACAGGAGAAAAGCCCTTTGTATGTACagagtgtgggaaagccttcagcaAGAAATCCAATCTTGTTATACATCTCAGGATCCATACTCaagagaaaccttatgaatgtacTGAATGTAGAAAAGCTTTCACCCATAAGTCACACCTCATTGAACATCAAAGAAttcacactggggagaaaccctatgaatgtgaTGAGTGTGGGAAAGCGTTTTTCCAAAAATCACACCTCAGTATTCATCAGAgaactcatactggagagaaaccctatgggTGTGACAAATGTGGGAGAGCCTTCAGCATGAAGTCGCACCTCTTTGTACATCAGAGAatacacacaggagagaaaccttacgTATGTACCAGGTGTGAAAGGGCTTTCAGTGAAGTGTCCTGCCTTATGAGACATCAGAAAATCCATACTGGggagaaaccttatgaatgtaatgAGTGTAAAAAAGCCTTTTCTGAGAAGTCTGACCTCCTCATACATCACAGAACTCACACAGGAGAAAAGCCCTATGAATGCAGTCagtgtggaaaagccttcagaCATAGCCTGACCCTCTGTCGACATAAAAGGactcataaagaaaaaattccttga